CGGGTGTACCTGGCGAGCTTCGACCATCCCTTGTGGTCCTGGAGCTTGGCGTGCAGGAAGTACTGGTTGATCGCGGTCAGCTCGGCGGTCAGCTGCTCGTTGAGCAGTTCGATGATCTCGGGGTCGCCCTGCATCGCAATGGACTCCTTCCAGATGAGCCGGACCCGGCCGATAGCGCCGCATGATGGCACCGGCGATGAAGATCGTCCAGTAAGTGCGCACTTAGTAAGTACGTTATGAGTTGCTGGCTCTTGTCCGGTTTCAGGCGGGTGGTCAAGGGCACTGCCCGGGGTCTGTCAGGATGGATACATGGGTCATCCGGTGGAGCGAGCGTCGGAAGCGACGGCAGGGTCCGGGCTTCCGCCGGGTCAGCGGCTCCAGCGCGGCTGGCCGGTCACGCACTACGGGCCCGTGCCGAAGTTCCGCCCCGAGCGCTGGGAGTTCCGGGTCTTCGGCGCCACCGCCGACGGTGACAAGCACGTCTGGAACCACGAGGAGTTCACGGCCCTGCCGTACACCACCGTGGTGGCCGATCTGCACTGCGTGACGAAGTTCAGCATGGTCGGAGCGGAGTGGGGCGGCATCCCGGCCGCGGTGATCCTTGACCTGGCCCCGCCGGCGCCGGACGTCACCCATGTGATGGTCTGGGCGGAGTACGGCTTCAGCTCCAACCTCCGCCTGTCGGACTTCGCCTCCGACCGCACCCTCTTCGCCACCCACAAGGACGGCGAGCTCCTCACCGCCGAGCACGGCTTCCCGGTCCGCCTGATCGTGCCGCACCTGTACGCCTGGAAGGGCCCCAAGTGGGTCCGCGGGGTGGAGTACATGACCGCCGACCGCCGCGGCTTCTGGGAGGAACGCGGCTACCACAACATCGGCGACCCGTGGAAGGAACAGCGGTACTCGTACCAGGAGGAACCGGGGGAGGGCCCGGAGCTGTGAGCCGGACGGACCGGGCCGTCAGCCGTCCCTGAGCTTCTTCAGCCGCTCCACGTCCGCCGCGTGCCCCTCCTTGCCGCCGGGCGTCTCGATGATCAGGGGGACGCCCTGCGTCGCCCGGTGGGTCATCAGCGCCCGGAACGGGTCCTCGCCGATGCGGCCGTCGCCGATGTTCTCGTGCCGGTCCTTGTGCGCGCCTGCCACGTCCTTGGAGTCGTTGGCGTGGATCAGCTTCAGCCGGCCCTCGCCGACCGTGTCCACCAGCAGGTCGAGGGTCCGGTGCATGCCGCCCGGCTCGGTCAGGTCGTGGCCGGCGGCGAAGACGTGGCAGGTGTCCAGGCACACCCCGAGCCTGGGGTGCGCGTCCAGCGCCTCGAAGTACGGGCCGAAGTCCCAGGTGCGCGAGCACAGCGAGGCGCCCTGCCCGGCCGTCGACTCCAGCAGCAGGCAGGGGTCGTCGTCGTGGGTCAGCTCGTCCAGCAGCGGCAGCAGACGCGCCCGCACCTGCTTCAGGGCCACCTCCCTGCTCCGCCCGCCGGTCGCGCTCCCGGTGTGCACGACCACGCCGAGCGCGCCGATCTCGCGCCCGCGCCGCAGCGAGTGCCGCAGCGACTCCACCGACCGCTCCACGGTCGCCTCGGTGTGCGAGCCGAAGTTGATCAGGTACGGGGCGTGGACGTACGCCGGGACCGACTGCTCGGCGCAGGCCGCCCGGAACGCCTCGTCCTGGCGGGGGCTGCCCGCGGGGGTGGCCCAGCCGCGCGGGTTGGCCACGAAGACCTGTACGGCCTCCGCCTTCAGCGCGCGGGCGTAGGGGAGTCCCACCGAGTGCAGACCGCCGGCGACGGGCACATGGGCGCCGACGGGGTTGCGGACGGCGGGAGCCGGGAGGGAGGGGGAGGATGGTGAGGTCATGACCCACCCAGCATGCCAGGACGTGTGGGGACGGCCCCGATCAGGGTACGACTGCACCAGCGCCCCCGTGCGGGTTCGGAGTGAAGCTCAGCGGGGAGACCGGAGCGGTCCTGGCCAAGGCGACCGGTGAGGCATACCCGGTCGTCCGGGCCGTGTGGGAGAACTAGCGGGGCCCGGCGCGGCCGCGCCCGGGTGTCCGGATCCCCGCAGCCGGGGGAGGACGCCTACCATGCCCGAGTGGCGCGGACGCCGCGGTGCGGGCCGTATGCCGGATGTCCCGGAGACGGAAGGGGCACAGGCACGGGGGCGCCCGTGGGCCCGAGGATGCTCACCTGCCAGACGTCGGTTGCGGTCAGCTCCGCGACCGGTTCCACCCCCAAGAGACCTCTCCCCCCGTCTGCCCCGCCACCGGACACGCGTCTGCGGAGCCGCCATAGCAGCGGCCTGGCAGGGGGGAAGCAGGGGGCAACGGGCCGTCGGTGGCGGGCAGTTGGCCCTGCCGCCGAGCGGTCCGCGGGCGCCCTGGTCAGCGGATGGTGATCGTGATGGTGGAGCCCTTGGGGGCCTTGTCGCCGCCCCGCACCGACTGCTTCTTCACGGTGTCGCCGAACAGGCCGAGCAGCCCGCGGTCCTCCTCCACCTTGAAGCCGGCGCCCTCCAGCGCCTTGTGGGCGTCGTCGACGCTGTCGCCGGTCACGTCCGGCACCTCGACCATCACCGGGCCCTTGGACAGCGTCAGCGTCACCGTGTCGCCCTGGGCGGCCTGGCTGCCGTCGCCCGGGCTCTGCCGGGCCACCTTGCCCTGGTCGTACTGCGAGTTGACCTGCCCGGGCGCGATCCGCACCTTCAGCCCGGCGTCCGTCAGCTGCTGCCGGGCGTCGGCCAGGTCGTCGCCGGTGACGTCCGGCACGTCGACCGGGCTGCCCTTGCTGACGGTCAGCGCGATCGCCGAGCCGGCGTGCCGCCTGGTCCCGGCCTGCGGGGTCGTGGCGATCACCGAGCCCCGGGGCACGTCCTCGCTGAACTCCCGGGTGACCATGCCCGGCGCCAGGCCGTCAGCCTTCAGCCGCGCCCGCGCCTCGGCCAGCGTGCGCCCCTCGACGTCCGGTACGTTCACCGTCTCCGGGCCCAGCGAGATCCTCAGCGTCACCGCGTCGTGGTCACGGATGCGGGCGCCGGGCGCCGGGTCGGTGCCGATGACCGTGCCCCGGGCCACGGTGTCGTTGTACTCCCGCTTGACCTGCCCGACCTCGAGGCCGGACGACTCCAGCCGGGCGCGGGCCTGCGCCTCGGTCTTGGCCAGCAGCGGCGGGACCTTCGTGAACTGGCCCGAGTTGATGTACCAGACCCCGGCGCCGACGCCGAGCACCACCAGCAGGGCGGCGACGACCGTCAGCACCAGCCGCCCGGACCTGCGCGGCGGCACCGGGGGCGCCTGCAGCAGGCTGGTGCGCTGCACGCCGTCCCCGGACGGCTCCTCGTCGCCGACCGGCAGGGGCCTGGGCACCGTCAGCGAGCGCGGTATCACGCTCGTACGGTCGCCCGCGTTGTCGTGCTCCGCGGTCACCGCCTGCGGCGGCATCGCGTCCAGCTGCTCGTCGCTCAGGCCCCGGCGCGCCTCGCGCACCAGGGCGAGCAGTGCCACGGCGTCCTGCGGCCGGATCTCCGGGTTGCGCGCGGTCGCCGACGCGACCAGCTCGTCCAGGCCGTACGGCAGCCCCGGCACCAGCGCCGACGGCGGCGGCACGTCCTCGTGGAGGTGCTTGTAGAGCACCTGCGCGGGTGAGTCCCCCGCGTGCGGCTTGGCGCCGGTCAGCATCTCGTACAGCACGACACCGCACGCGTACACGTCGACGCGGGCGTCGGCGCCGCCCTGCTCGATCTGCTCGGGGGCGAGATACGACACGGTGCCGAGGACGGCGCCGGTCGTGCCGGTCTGCGTGTCCACGGACCGCACGAGTCCGAAGTCGGCGACCTTGACCCGGCCGTCGTCGCCGATCAGCACGTTCTCCGGCTTCATGTCCCGGTGCACGAACCCGGCCCGGTGCGCCGCCCCGAGCGCGGCGAGGACGGACTCGAGGATGTCGAGCGCCGCGCGCGGCTGCAGCGCCCCCCGCTCGCGCAGCACGTCCCGCAGGGTGCAGCCGGCGACGTACTCCATCGCCAGGTACACGTACGACCCGTCGGTGCCCTGGTCGAAGACCTGCACCACGTTCGGGTGGGCCAGCCGGGCCACCGACTTCGCCTCCCGGATGAACCGCTCCACGAACGATCCGTCCGCGGCGAGCGCCGGATGCATCACCTTCAGCGCGAGCACACGGTCCAGACGGGTGTCCAGGGCCCGGTAGACCGTGGCCATCCCGCCGACCGCGATCCGCGCGTCGACGCGATAACGGCCGTCGAGCACCTGCCCGACGAGGGGGTCCTGAAGGGTCGTATCCACGAGAGGGGAGTCTACGAGGAGCGACCGACAGCGCCGTACGGTGCGCCGACGCCGGTGACGGAATGCAGCACAGCTGTGACGGCCCCGGGATCAGAAGGCCGGGCGCTCGGGATCCAGGCGGGCGCGTCCCTCGACGGGCGAGGAGGCCTCGGCGAAGTGCCTGCGCGGAATCCGCCCGGCCAGCCGGGCCAGCCGGCCCCCTTCCACGGCATGCCGCATCGCGGCGGCCATCGTCTCCGGCTCCTGCGCCCGGGTCACCGCGGAGGCGAGCATCACCCCGGCGCACCCC
This genomic interval from Streptomyces sp. NBC_00557 contains the following:
- a CDS encoding sulfite oxidase-like oxidoreductase; translation: MGHPVERASEATAGSGLPPGQRLQRGWPVTHYGPVPKFRPERWEFRVFGATADGDKHVWNHEEFTALPYTTVVADLHCVTKFSMVGAEWGGIPAAVILDLAPPAPDVTHVMVWAEYGFSSNLRLSDFASDRTLFATHKDGELLTAEHGFPVRLIVPHLYAWKGPKWVRGVEYMTADRRGFWEERGYHNIGDPWKEQRYSYQEEPGEGPEL
- a CDS encoding deoxyribonuclease IV; its protein translation is MTSPSSPSLPAPAVRNPVGAHVPVAGGLHSVGLPYARALKAEAVQVFVANPRGWATPAGSPRQDEAFRAACAEQSVPAYVHAPYLINFGSHTEATVERSVESLRHSLRRGREIGALGVVVHTGSATGGRSREVALKQVRARLLPLLDELTHDDDPCLLLESTAGQGASLCSRTWDFGPYFEALDAHPRLGVCLDTCHVFAAGHDLTEPGGMHRTLDLLVDTVGEGRLKLIHANDSKDVAGAHKDRHENIGDGRIGEDPFRALMTHRATQGVPLIIETPGGKEGHAADVERLKKLRDG
- the pknB gene encoding Stk1 family PASTA domain-containing Ser/Thr kinase, with translation MDTTLQDPLVGQVLDGRYRVDARIAVGGMATVYRALDTRLDRVLALKVMHPALAADGSFVERFIREAKSVARLAHPNVVQVFDQGTDGSYVYLAMEYVAGCTLRDVLRERGALQPRAALDILESVLAALGAAHRAGFVHRDMKPENVLIGDDGRVKVADFGLVRSVDTQTGTTGAVLGTVSYLAPEQIEQGGADARVDVYACGVVLYEMLTGAKPHAGDSPAQVLYKHLHEDVPPPSALVPGLPYGLDELVASATARNPEIRPQDAVALLALVREARRGLSDEQLDAMPPQAVTAEHDNAGDRTSVIPRSLTVPRPLPVGDEEPSGDGVQRTSLLQAPPVPPRRSGRLVLTVVAALLVVLGVGAGVWYINSGQFTKVPPLLAKTEAQARARLESSGLEVGQVKREYNDTVARGTVIGTDPAPGARIRDHDAVTLRISLGPETVNVPDVEGRTLAEARARLKADGLAPGMVTREFSEDVPRGSVIATTPQAGTRRHAGSAIALTVSKGSPVDVPDVTGDDLADARQQLTDAGLKVRIAPGQVNSQYDQGKVARQSPGDGSQAAQGDTVTLTLSKGPVMVEVPDVTGDSVDDAHKALEGAGFKVEEDRGLLGLFGDTVKKQSVRGGDKAPKGSTITITIR